The Eremothecium cymbalariae DBVPG#7215 chromosome 7, complete sequence genome contains the following window.
aggctaaggagcatgttgatagtcacgataacaagacaaagaagcagcgaatcagagtcgttaggagactatgaagatgataaccattgtataacagcgaatcagagttgttagaagtgtcaagataaccactgagctgttatcggctaggaatctgcatagcaagtaagcaagagagcttaagtaggacaacagaaactatataagaagacccaaactagctagattagattagatataggtccagctagatccccagagggtagttgagccagattagcgactatataaacagtaactgatcatcaacctaagtattagttggcacgtgacgagaagttcaagctagcacgtgaccccaactagtggccctcgacaattatttttgttttttgagGATGAAAGTCGATTTCCAGATCTCTAATGCAACAAGAATTGTATGGGTTTGCGCAGTAACGAGGATCAAATCAAGTTATTTCAAGTAGTGCATAGGAGAgaaagaataataatgatttaAGTGATGGGTTACAATTGCCTTTGTACACCTATACCTTCTGAGAGGAGGACATTTGCTTGGCTCGCAGATCAATGGCTGGGAGTTCTCAGATTAAATATAGAGTTAGTCAACCCGGGGCGATCTCTGTATTCCTAAGATGGCAAGGCAAAACTTGGGATGAGGAAAAACATTTCCGACAAAAGTCAGAGATCTATAAAAAAGCtagaaatatattgaacGGTGTAGGCTGCTAGGCGGACTTAATTTCACACTTTTGTAGCCTTTAGTCCTTCCTTCTCCCTATATTTTCCGCCTTCCCTCAACCTTCCTTCATCTTTGCTAGAGATTAGcatatttgatattatcAGACAGGATATTTCCTACAGATTAGCTAGAACAGGTTCGGTCTAACACTGTTTACATGAAGCTTCAGATCCGGCAAGCATAGGTGTATTAGGTTCGTACCCTTGAGCGATAAGTGAAACGATGAACGCAGTGGCAGCTTCAGGACCGACAGCATTAGCAGGTGTGCagtcgtcgtcgtcgttGAAGACGACGACGAGCACGACAAGTACAACGACTAGGACGGGGACGGATTCTGGGACGGGGACGATGGCGGAAGTCTCTCGAAATTCACGTAATTCGTCGATAGAGGAGCATGCAGTTCGGCGAGGCTCTGTGGAAAGTAATTCAAGCGAGAGCAAGCGTAGGACCAAAGTGTCTAGGGCATGTGATCAATGTCGTCGTAAGAAGATTAAATGTGAATATCGAGAAGATTCTCAGTCATGTACGGGGTGTAATAAGAACAATGAGAAATGCGCGTTTGAAAGAGTTCCATTGAAACGAGGTCCGTCCAAAGGTTATACTCGGACGAGTAGTATCTTGCAAGAGCGACACAATTCTCGGAAGCGACGTGCTAGTGATGAATATTTAACTTTGCAGTCGGGTAATGGACatgagcagcagcaacaccCCAGGCAGCCACTTTTAGCGCGCGAAGATGTAGCTCACCCGACTAGTAGCACTCCTGTTGCGCTCCCACCACTGCATTATTACTTACCGATGAATAATACTCAGCAGCATTCGCTCTTGCAATCTCCACTTCCGGTTCCCCAGACTTCCGCACAGTCATCTCCGCAGCGGTTTCCGCCAATGCAACAGCAGTTTTGGAAGGTGCCGTATTATGAGCACCAATTCCAGAGGCGATCATCTTTAGATTCTGTTCACAGCGAGCCGCCTGCTAAACCGGGTCAGAACGAGCAGTACACTCCATCTACAgcttcctcctcatctcGGGGACTCCAGCCGATACAGGACTACTTTTTGCAACATGATCAAGCCCCAGAACTGCCTGATGAACGGGAGCGTTCATCTAGTATTCCATCGCTAATTGTGCGGTCAAACCCAATATCTCATTCTTATCATCAGGCACCTCCACCGCAGTATCCTTATTCACAATTTGCTATGGCGTCCAATGGATCTAATACCCATCCAGTAACTACTGTAATATctcaacagcagcaccagcaccagcaccagcaccagcaccagcaccagcaaCGCCAACACCAGAATCTATCATTCCAGCACTCACATAGCAACTTTCGCGATACTGTCTCTCCGGGTTCAACCCCTGGGTATTCTCCCAGGCTTGAAGCTCAGTCCACAGGAGGCTCGATCTCCACTACTACTGGCGCACCAGTGACAGCAGAGGCTGTACCAACTGGTGTAAAGACATTTTCAGGACAATATAAGAATCCTTCAGAACATTCACAAAGCAACATAAATATTGTCGATTGCGATTCGAAACCCAGTATTAAGTCATCAGGCCAGGCGCTTACAACTGGAAATTCTGCTGCAACCCATCCTGCAGGAACCGTAGTCATATATGGGAGGATCCCAGATGTGGAGCTAATCGATACATATTATGAGTACATGCATGTCAATTACCCCATATTACCCATTAATAAACAGATATTAACCAATGAGATTTTAATGGTCAATACGCAACCGATATCCGAAGTCCATGAGTTGAACAATTACGTTTTACACTGGTTCAGGGCTTCCTTGGAACTTTTGATCCGCATTTCTGCTGAAAAGACACCAGCTGATTCtctttccttttcattGCAGCCTAACGTGACAGCCAAGAGCGATCCAATAATGGGTGGAACATTCAATAGCAATGAAGTTGAGGATAAAGAGGATCCTCTCTTTGTGCAGTCCATATTTATATCTGCATTGAACGAGTGCTTTCAGAAGATAGTTGATGTACATCCCAAGGTAAGAGAATATAAGGAATCCATTTCACCGAAGGTTACTACCATCTATCTAAGCACtttcataattttgaaTTACATCCTTGCATTGGTAGGCTACGATAACTCATTTGTGTTAGGGATGTCTGTCACGATCTTTAACGAATTCAAGCTTTTTAAGCTGCTAATGTTACATGATGATACTACCGTCCCTTCGCCTAGTGGGTCCGTGAACCAATCTAAGTCAGCAGATGGTTACGAACATATAGCTGAAGAAAATAACTATCTCGGCTTTGAACTATTGTATAAAAGATTGTACTACAGTCTTGTTGTATTCGATTCGCTTCAGGGTTGTTGTTTTGGCGTTCCAAAGCTCATTTCTGTTCCAATTGCCCATTTAACTGAATCTTTGTTTCGACCTAAAGAATCTGTAAAGAACGACAAATGGGCTATAGAGAGCGATGAAGACAAATTAGAAGTCATAATGTCGAACCTGAGATTAGGCGCTCTAATAACCGAATTATGTGAGACAAGAAAACTCATGACTTCTCTTCAATCGCTTCATCatacaaacaaaacagAAAGTAATCAAAACTCTGTTATAAGGAGCTTCCAAACTCCCCGGGAGTTCCGTAGTGCCTTTCTAGATGATGACACAACTATTGCTGGTCTATTCTATCAATTTCTCTGGTCCAAACGACAGCTGATTGACGAGCTCTTATCCATTCCATTGGGCACTGTCAGGAAGCCCAGTTGCGAAAAGGGATTACACCAGGAAGATCCAGAAGGTCGGCATGGGGAGCAAACAAAACAAAGGGCCGCTTCAGATGCTTCCAAG
Protein-coding sequences here:
- the RGT1 gene encoding Rgt1p (similar to Ashbya gossypii AGL083W); this encodes MNAVAASGPTALAGVQSSSSLKTTTSTTSTTTRTGTDSGTGTMAEVSRNSRNSSIEEHAVRRGSVESNSSESKRRTKVSRACDQCRRKKIKCEYREDSQSCTGCNKNNEKCAFERVPLKRGPSKGYTRTSSILQERHNSRKRRASDEYLTLQSGNGHEQQQHPRQPLLAREDVAHPTSSTPVALPPLHYYLPMNNTQQHSLLQSPLPVPQTSAQSSPQRFPPMQQQFWKVPYYEHQFQRRSSLDSVHSEPPAKPGQNEQYTPSTASSSSRGLQPIQDYFLQHDQAPELPDERERSSSIPSLIVRSNPISHSYHQAPPPQYPYSQFAMASNGSNTHPVTTVISQQQHQHQHQHQHQHQQRQHQNLSFQHSHSNFRDTVSPGSTPGYSPRLEAQSTGGSISTTTGAPVTAEAVPTGVKTFSGQYKNPSEHSQSNINIVDCDSKPSIKSSGQALTTGNSAATHPAGTVVIYGRIPDVELIDTYYEYMHVNYPILPINKQILTNEILMVNTQPISEVHELNNYVLHWFRASLELLIRISAEKTPADSLSFSLQPNVTAKSDPIMGGTFNSNEVEDKEDPLFVQSIFISALNECFQKIVDVHPKVREYKESISPKVTTIYLSTFIILNYILALVGYDNSFVLGMSVTIFNEFKLFKLLMLHDDTTVPSPSGSVNQSKSADGYEHIAEENNYLGFELLYKRLYYSLVVFDSLQGCCFGVPKLISVPIAHLTESLFRPKESVKNDKWAIESDEDKLEVIMSNLRLGALITELCETRKLMTSLQSLHHTNKTESNQNSVIRSFQTPREFRSAFLDDDTTIAGLFYQFLWSKRQLIDELLSIPLGTVRKPSCEKGLHQEDPEGRHGEQTKQRAASDASKFEHKEICSPPEMTTELCARLTKTICRLTAKAHLLLHLITELNPTNCVIPRAQTPSAYSTVFLLTKGTISPFVIAIYRDLFNVIELTKNIPTSLIGYIMGTGTQDHSTQELVVSLSRCMSNMIQIQSVAHSPRPFKIFNHDLRRKTNQLLPSAPFWNMARFYSYDFQPTTPQEVMIQQFIDIAWGLLEDEELGWF